In Hemitrygon akajei chromosome 12, sHemAka1.3, whole genome shotgun sequence, a single window of DNA contains:
- the LOC140736780 gene encoding retinol dehydrogenase 8, translated as MHCFLKAKSFLSTLQLQPGRMAQRTVLVTGCSSGIGLAIANKLARDEKKRFLVYATMRNLDKQRDLVDIAGSTLGKTLEIKQLDVCSEKSIRDCINSIPNRKIDILISNAGMGMIGPIECQTLDEMKTVMDTNFFGLVRLLKEILPDMKRRKRGHIVVISSVMGIQGILFNDVYAASKFAVEGFCESLAIQAIKFKLNITLIEPGPVVTEFEKKVYEEGMKIDLSAADQETRDMFTNIYLQNYKEIFSSLGQSADEVAEHTMKIILSDNPPFRHQTNTLYTPMTTLKYADPNGDLPIDTFYKMVFHHDKVFHASLNFIKLLRWRSRKSFNLGKASSKE; from the exons ATGCATTGCTTTCTCAAAGCCAAATCGTTTCTCTCCACCTTGCAACTTCAGCCTGGCAGGATGGCTCAAAGAACGGTCTTGGTCACGGGTTGTTCCTCTGGGATTGGCTTGGCCATCGCAAATAAACTAGCCAGGGATGAAAAAAAGCGGTTTCTGG TCTATGCCACCATGCGAAATTTGGACAAACAGAGAGATCTTGTGGATATTGCTGGAAGTACACTGGGAAAAACGCTGGAGATTAAACAGCTGGATGTTTGCAGTGAAAAATCTATCCGAGACTGCATCAACAGTATCCCCAACAGGAAAATCGATATACTCA TTAGCAATGCTGGAATGGGGATGATTGGACCCATTGAGTGCCAAACCTTGGATGAGATGAAGACAGTTATGGACACTAACTTCTTTGGACTTGTTAGACTCCTTAAAGAAATCTTGCCCGACATGAAAAGGAGGAAGAGGGGCCACATCGTGGTGATCAGTAGTGTCATGGGCATTCAAG GGATATTATTCAATGACGTCTATGCTGCCTCGAAATTTGCAGTGGAAGGATTTTGTGAAAGTTTGGCAATCCAGGCCATCAAATTCAAACTGAA CATAACTCTGATCGAACCTGGTCCTGTGGTCACTGAGTTTGAGAAGAAGGTTTATGAAGAAGGAATGAAAATTGATTTGTCTGCCGCAGACCAAGAAACGAGGGACATGTTCACAAACATTTATTTGCAAAACTATAAGGAAATATTCTCAAGCCTGGGACAAAGTGCAGATGAAGTGGCTGAG CATACAATGAAGATCATCCTGTCAGACAACCCACCGTTCCGTCACCAAACAAACACCCTTTATACCCCCATGACAACTCTGAAGTATGCAGATCCTAATGGAGATCTCCCCATTGACACCTTCTACAAGATGGTCTTCCATCATGACAAGGTCTTCCATGCCAGCCTCAATTTCATTAAATTGCTAAGGTGGAGAAGCAGGAAGAGTTTTAATCTAGGTAAAGCAAGCAGTAAGGAGTAG